A section of the Prochlorococcus sp. MIT 1341 genome encodes:
- the thrC gene encoding threonine synthase, translating to MSIINKIQKKINGTQQNEWTGLINAYKKFLPINSKTPIITLKEGNTPLIRASKLEKIIGRNIQIFLKYDGLNPTGSFKDRGMTMAISKAKEEGSKAVVCASTGNTSASAAAYARRAGLKAYVVIPDGYVAQGKLAQALVYGAEVLAIKGNFDKALEIVQSIANDNPITLVNSVNPYRLQGQKTAAFEIIEKLGDAPDWLCIPVGNGGNISAYWMGFNEYYNKKKAKTLPKMMGYQAFGSAPLVFDKIYESPETIATAIRIGNPVNWEKAVKAKEESCGNFEAVTETEIIEAYKLIGHEGIFCEPASAASVAGLLKNQKELPNNSKVVCVLTGNGLKDPDCAIKNNDAIFHSNLNPDISEISKIMSL from the coding sequence GTGAGTATTATCAACAAAATCCAAAAAAAAATAAACGGAACACAACAAAATGAATGGACGGGTTTAATAAACGCCTATAAAAAATTTTTACCTATAAATTCTAAAACTCCTATTATCACACTAAAGGAAGGGAATACGCCTCTAATACGAGCTAGTAAATTAGAGAAAATAATTGGTAGAAATATTCAAATTTTTCTTAAATATGATGGACTAAACCCAACAGGATCATTCAAAGATAGAGGAATGACTATGGCAATTAGTAAAGCAAAAGAAGAAGGTTCAAAAGCAGTTGTTTGTGCAAGTACAGGAAACACCTCAGCATCTGCTGCAGCTTATGCTAGAAGAGCAGGACTTAAAGCATATGTTGTAATTCCAGATGGATATGTTGCGCAAGGAAAACTAGCGCAAGCATTAGTTTATGGTGCTGAAGTACTAGCAATAAAAGGAAATTTTGATAAAGCACTTGAGATTGTTCAATCTATTGCAAATGACAATCCAATAACACTGGTAAATTCTGTGAATCCTTATAGATTACAAGGTCAAAAAACAGCTGCCTTTGAAATTATAGAAAAATTAGGTGATGCCCCTGATTGGTTATGTATTCCTGTTGGAAATGGAGGTAATATTTCAGCATATTGGATGGGATTTAATGAATATTACAATAAGAAAAAAGCAAAAACACTGCCAAAAATGATGGGTTATCAAGCTTTTGGATCTGCACCACTTGTCTTTGATAAAATTTATGAATCTCCAGAAACGATTGCAACAGCTATAAGAATTGGAAACCCTGTAAATTGGGAAAAAGCAGTTAAAGCAAAAGAAGAAAGTTGCGGAAATTTTGAAGCAGTAACAGAAACAGAAATTATTGAAGCATATAAATTAATTGGGCATGAAGGAATCTTTTGTGAACCTGCTAGTGCTGCATCTGTTGCAGGTTTACTTAAAAATCAAAAAGAATTACCTAATAATTCAAAAGTTGTTTGTGTACTAACTGGTAATGGCTTAAAGGATCCAGATTGTGCCATTAAAAACAATGACGCTATATTTCACAGCAATCTCAATCCGGACATAAGTGAAATTTCAAAAATAATGAGCCTTTAA
- a CDS encoding AarF/ABC1/UbiB kinase family protein — MREELEDFIEASGLLEYDYAAIERIYRGSPMRLINRVLETLVPIGLFIIGIGTDKILGLLNNEQRTKERAKECAQLFVSLGPAFIKAGQALSTRPDIIPTVLLDELAQLQDQLPGFDSKLAMACIEEDLKKPIEEIFKEIEINPISAASLGQVHKGVLLNGESVAVKVQRPGLREQITLDLYIVRNIAVWINKNVKLVRSDVVGLIDELGKRVFEEMDYLNEADNARKFRELHSKNEKICIPKIYKDETSRRVLTMEWIEGVKLTNINAVKKLGIDPNEMIEIGVSCSLQQLLEHGFFHADPHPGNLLALSDGRICYLDFGMMSEVTRESRTGLIQAVVHLVNKNFKKLSQDFVTLGFLSKEVNLEPIVPAFESVFDEAIEKGVAKLDFKAVTDEMSGVMYKFPFRVPPYYALIIRSLITLEGIALSVDPEFKILGAAYPYFAKRLIEDPDPSLRKSLKDMVYDDGKFNWKRLEELIEITNSQVSIDIELILDQLINLLFSEKGGLLRDQLVDNMVIKLDDVSWRIVKKAKRFLLSPIEVIKKRKEWNIKNRILLELEPIRELRAVLKTIPGFRTQLLLARIPRILSEPDTRKMSIGVMKGVTEKGLVRVIKRTAKASS; from the coding sequence ATGCGAGAGGAGCTAGAAGACTTCATAGAGGCTTCGGGATTGTTGGAATATGACTATGCGGCAATTGAAAGAATATACAGAGGAAGTCCGATGCGACTTATAAATAGAGTTTTAGAAACGCTGGTACCCATAGGACTATTTATAATTGGAATTGGAACAGACAAAATTCTGGGACTACTTAATAATGAACAAAGGACAAAGGAAAGAGCAAAGGAATGTGCACAACTATTTGTTAGCTTGGGCCCTGCATTTATTAAAGCTGGACAAGCACTATCAACAAGACCAGATATTATCCCAACAGTATTATTAGATGAACTTGCGCAACTCCAGGATCAACTACCTGGATTTGATAGCAAACTTGCAATGGCTTGCATAGAGGAAGATCTCAAAAAACCCATAGAAGAAATATTTAAAGAGATTGAAATAAATCCGATTTCAGCCGCATCGTTGGGTCAAGTGCATAAAGGAGTTTTATTGAATGGAGAAAGTGTTGCTGTAAAAGTTCAAAGGCCTGGATTACGAGAACAAATTACATTGGATTTATATATCGTCAGAAATATTGCAGTTTGGATAAATAAAAACGTAAAGCTAGTGCGAAGTGATGTAGTTGGCTTAATAGATGAACTTGGAAAAAGGGTTTTTGAGGAAATGGATTATTTAAATGAGGCAGATAATGCTAGAAAATTCAGAGAGTTACACTCGAAGAATGAAAAAATTTGCATTCCAAAAATATACAAAGATGAAACTAGTAGAAGAGTGTTAACCATGGAATGGATTGAAGGTGTAAAATTAACGAATATAAATGCAGTTAAAAAACTAGGAATAGATCCCAATGAAATGATAGAAATTGGAGTAAGTTGTAGTTTACAACAACTACTCGAACATGGTTTTTTTCATGCAGATCCGCATCCTGGAAACCTATTAGCCTTAAGCGATGGACGTATTTGTTATCTTGATTTTGGTATGATGAGTGAAGTAACTAGAGAATCAAGAACAGGTCTTATACAAGCAGTAGTTCATTTAGTCAATAAAAACTTTAAAAAGCTGTCTCAGGATTTTGTGACATTAGGATTTTTAAGTAAAGAAGTAAATTTAGAACCGATTGTCCCTGCCTTTGAAAGTGTATTTGATGAAGCAATCGAAAAAGGTGTTGCAAAATTAGATTTTAAAGCAGTTACTGATGAAATGTCAGGTGTTATGTATAAGTTTCCTTTTCGTGTTCCCCCTTACTATGCGCTTATAATAAGATCTTTAATTACTTTAGAAGGAATAGCATTAAGTGTAGATCCTGAATTTAAAATACTTGGTGCTGCATATCCTTACTTTGCCAAAAGACTAATAGAAGATCCAGACCCATCATTAAGAAAAAGTTTAAAAGACATGGTCTACGATGATGGCAAATTTAATTGGAAAAGATTGGAAGAGTTGATTGAAATTACAAATAGTCAAGTCTCAATTGATATTGAATTAATTTTAGATCAATTAATAAATCTTCTATTCTCCGAAAAAGGTGGATTACTTCGTGATCAACTGGTTGATAATATGGTAATAAAACTAGACGATGTTAGCTGGAGAATTGTAAAAAAAGCAAAAAGATTTCTACTAAGCCCTATAGAAGTTATAAAAAAGAGAAAAGAATGGAATATAAAAAACAGAATCTTGCTAGAATTAGAGCCTATACGAGAATTAAGAGCTGTGTTAAAGACTATACCAGGGTTTAGAACACAACTTCTATTAGCAAGAATTCCTAGAATCCTTAGTGAACCTGATACAAGAAAAATGAGCATCGGAGTTATGAAAGGTGTAACCGAAAAAGGATTAGTTAGAGTTATCAAAAGAACTGCTAAAGCAAGTTCTTAA
- a CDS encoding alpha/beta hydrolase translates to MNNIKPANAASYIAFVSGGFRRSVSIESIEQLAQTGEAKGILKDLLKFGSQDPKEISKLLNQEVELPLVLTSRLINSKIGEAVIGRVAKIIHPIKVEDPKIAIPAIRAGIVLGIAKRGDSLTAVDFIKAYPTQTMAISIPELLKVIDKVNSVSGLIKFFSSSPLEKL, encoded by the coding sequence TTGAATAACATTAAACCTGCAAACGCTGCGAGTTATATTGCATTTGTTAGTGGGGGCTTTCGCCGATCTGTATCAATAGAAAGTATTGAACAACTTGCCCAAACTGGAGAGGCCAAAGGTATTTTGAAAGATTTACTAAAATTTGGTTCTCAAGATCCAAAAGAAATTTCAAAGTTGTTGAACCAAGAAGTTGAATTACCTCTAGTACTCACAAGTCGTCTAATTAATAGTAAAATAGGTGAAGCTGTTATTGGAAGAGTAGCAAAAATAATCCATCCCATAAAAGTTGAAGATCCCAAAATTGCAATACCTGCTATTAGGGCTGGAATTGTGTTAGGAATAGCAAAAAGAGGAGATTCGTTAACTGCTGTCGACTTTATAAAAGCATATCCAACACAAACGATGGCTATAAGTATACCCGAATTACTAAAAGTCATAGATAAGGTAAACTCAGTAAGTGGACTGATAAAATTTTTCTCTAGTTCACCACTAGAAAAACTTTAA
- a CDS encoding PRC-barrel domain-containing protein yields MSLPETIFLSDLFRHRARCDRGIDHGPGAFVWMHPPVHRILGWATRPSSFTSERHVWRLNQICAISDEQVYVKGIPSISNVLTLDLLPSLLDAHLLNNNGQKLGLIADFVFNSKTGKILYYLISRSDPRLPGSSRWRLSLDRIVDQHPGRVEVNATVLDELPLSRSSIKQDFLRQTRNFREQFNQFTSLASDKLEGWLDESLSEEKTDLYDSYNYKEDVDSILDWDDNNSDYLGKDKKNNISDRSYKREKYSNIESNEEDPWV; encoded by the coding sequence TTGTCTTTACCTGAAACTATTTTTCTAAGTGATTTGTTTAGGCATAGGGCACGATGTGATAGAGGGATTGATCACGGCCCAGGGGCTTTTGTTTGGATGCATCCTCCAGTTCATAGAATATTAGGTTGGGCTACTAGGCCTTCGTCTTTTACTTCTGAAAGACATGTTTGGAGACTCAATCAAATTTGTGCAATTAGTGATGAACAGGTTTATGTAAAAGGAATACCATCTATCTCAAATGTTCTTACTCTTGATTTATTACCTTCCCTTTTGGATGCTCACCTTTTAAACAATAATGGACAGAAACTTGGATTAATTGCCGATTTTGTATTTAATTCTAAGACAGGAAAGATTCTTTATTATTTGATATCCAGATCGGATCCACGCCTTCCAGGTAGTAGTAGATGGAGACTTTCGTTAGATCGTATTGTCGATCAGCATCCAGGAAGAGTAGAAGTTAATGCTACAGTTTTAGATGAGCTACCTTTATCAAGATCTAGTATTAAACAAGACTTTTTAAGACAAACTAGAAATTTTAGAGAACAATTTAATCAATTTACATCTTTAGCCTCTGACAAATTAGAAGGGTGGCTAGATGAGTCTCTTTCAGAAGAAAAAACAGATCTGTATGATTCTTATAATTATAAGGAAGATGTTGATTCTATTTTAGATTGGGATGATAATAATTCAGATTATCTTGGGAAAGATAAAAAAAAT
- the dnaN gene encoding DNA polymerase III subunit beta, protein MKFICSQIELNSALQLVSRAVSSRPTHPVLANVLLTADEGTSRLSLTGFDLNLGIQTSIAASVNQSGAITLPARLFSEIVSKLSAETPITVFSEEDSQNVELSSLSSTYKMKGLSSDDFPDLPLIESGTSLKVSPKSLIYALKNTLFASSTDEAKQLLTGVHLIFKNDNMETAATDGHRLAISKQIDVLKSGSNLDNSSLEEDGSFAITLPSKSLREVERLISSWSNDELVSIFCDQGQVVFLGSDQILTSRTLDGIYPNYKQLVPDSFSRTIDVERRTFISALERVAVLADQYNNVIKITTNIETQLLNINADAQDVGSGNESLSAVLKGDSLQIAFNVRYLLDGLKAIDADRVLLSCNSSTTPAILSSPEEIQQFTYLVMPVQIRS, encoded by the coding sequence ATGAAATTCATTTGTTCTCAGATTGAATTGAATTCAGCCCTGCAATTGGTCAGTAGGGCTGTATCGTCACGCCCAACACACCCTGTTTTAGCTAACGTACTGCTAACAGCTGATGAAGGAACGAGCCGTTTAAGTCTAACTGGCTTTGATTTGAATCTAGGAATTCAAACCTCAATAGCTGCTTCTGTAAATCAAAGTGGAGCAATAACGTTACCTGCTCGTTTATTTAGTGAAATTGTTTCAAAGCTTTCAGCTGAGACTCCTATAACTGTTTTTTCAGAAGAAGACTCACAAAATGTTGAATTGAGTAGTTTAAGCAGTACGTACAAAATGAAAGGTTTATCTTCTGATGATTTTCCAGATCTTCCTTTAATTGAAAGTGGTACTTCTCTAAAAGTATCTCCAAAATCTTTAATATATGCTCTTAAAAATACCTTATTTGCCAGTAGTACAGATGAAGCAAAGCAATTGTTAACAGGTGTTCATCTTATTTTTAAAAATGACAATATGGAAACAGCTGCTACTGATGGACATAGATTAGCGATTTCAAAACAGATTGATGTTTTAAAATCTGGATCTAATTTAGATAATTCTAGTCTTGAAGAAGATGGTTCTTTTGCGATCACATTACCTTCTAAATCTTTAAGAGAAGTTGAGAGGTTAATTTCTAGTTGGAGTAATGATGAACTTGTAAGTATTTTTTGTGATCAAGGTCAAGTTGTATTTTTAGGAAGTGACCAAATACTTACGAGTCGAACGCTTGATGGAATTTATCCAAATTATAAACAATTGGTACCTGATAGTTTTTCTAGAACAATTGATGTAGAACGTCGAACATTTATATCAGCATTAGAGAGAGTTGCCGTCTTAGCAGATCAATATAATAACGTAATTAAAATAACTACAAATATAGAAACCCAGTTATTAAACATAAATGCTGATGCACAAGATGTCGGTTCTGGAAATGAATCTTTATCTGCTGTGTTAAAAGGTGATTCTTTACAGATCGCATTTAATGTTAGATATCTACTGGATGGCTTAAAGGCTATTGATGCTGATAGAGTTCTTTTAAGTTGTAATTCATCAACAACCCCTGCTATTCTTTCAAGTCCTGAGGAAATTCAACAATTTACCTATCTCGTCATGCCAGTTCAAATAAGATCTTGA